From a single Phragmites australis chromosome 7, lpPhrAust1.1, whole genome shotgun sequence genomic region:
- the LOC133925650 gene encoding probable carboxylesterase Os04g0669600 has translation MEEPGAARFAVWLHGLGDYGRANEFIADHFSAAKTARDEKEVLRAVEHVHELLDKEVAAGTSASDIFVCGMSQGGALAIASVLLYPKILGGCLVFSGSVQLSKSFAEKVLSEARKVIPNSYPYAEYFRTASSSPI, from the exons ATGGAGGAGCCCGGCGCCGCGAGGTTCGCGGTGTGGCTGCACGGCCTCGGCGACTACGGCCGCGCCAACGAGTTCATCGCCGACCACTTCTCCGCGGCA AAAACTGCCAGAGATGAGAAAGAAGTCCTTAGAGCTGTTGAGCATGTGCATGAGTTGTTAGACAAAGAAGTAGCTGCCGGAACGAGTGCCTCGGACATATTTGTTTGTGGGATGAGCCAAGGAG GTGCCCTAGCCATAGCAAGTGTTCTACTCTACCCAAAAATTTTAGGTGGTTGTCTCGTCTTCAGCGGTTCAGTTCAGCTGAGTAAATCATTCGCTGAAAAGGTGTTGTCTGAAGCTAGAAAGGTAATACCCAACAGCTATCCTTATGCTGAATATTTCAGAactgcatcttcttctcctatTTGA
- the LOC133925207 gene encoding uncharacterized protein LOC133925207, whose protein sequence is MKKLYQGKGRRVHPAPVDAAVAAAVALPAAVLALASALTAEEQEVLAYMLSGAAAARRRGLHPPEMGCGCFGCYKSFWARWDASPNRYLIHRIIDAVEESGGGGGPPRRPSRRRRRGRRSSDAADEDAADTGEADASVEHLPGCDGEYEGDGDEEEEEEGDSSMDGDEDDESMTGDSDCNNGSCGNAEKSTVGRLVRFIGEKVWGAWN, encoded by the coding sequence ATGAAGAAGCTGTACCAGGGGAAGGGCCGGAGGGTGCACCCGGCGCCGGTGGATGCTGCTGTGGCGGCGGCTGTGGCGCTGCCGGCTGCCGTGCTGGCCCTGGCGTCTGCGCTGACCGCGGAAGAGCAGGAGGTGCTGGCCTACATGCTgtccggcgccgccgcggcccgccgccgcgggcTCCACCCGCCGGAGATGGGCTGCGGGTGCTTCGGCTGCTACAAGAGCTTCTGGGCGCGCTGGGACGCGTCCCCCAACCGCTACCTCATCCACCGCATCATCGACGCCGTCGAGGagagcggaggaggaggtggccctCCGCGCCGCCCttcccgccgccggcgccgcggccgccgcagcagcgaCGCCGCCGATGAGGATGCCGCGGACACCGGGGAGGCGGACGCCAGCGTGGAGCACCTCCCAGGATGCGACGGTGAGTACGAGGGCGAcggagacgaggaggaggaggaagagggggaCAGCAGCATGGAcggcgacgaggacgacgagTCGATGACCGGCGACAGCGACTGCAACAACGGCAGCTGCGGCAACGCCGAGAAGAGCACCGTGGGGAGGCTGGTGCGCTTCATCGGGGAGAAGGTGTGGGGCGCCTGGAACTGA